ATATGTTCTCCAGATGGAATTGTGTAACGATTACTTTCTTGATGTAGCGTCATTTTTTTCCTCCTTTAGTCGTCCTAGCTTCTGTTCACTTTATGCGGACAACCTTAAAAGCATGACAAACTTTATGAAAGTTGCCTTACTTTTATTAAGAAAAAATTTTTAACGTTACTAGCAAATCAATTACAACTCAGTATAATTGCGCTCAGATTTTTTCGAGCACAATTAAAATTTGAAACACCTGCAGGAATCTTTAACTTGGTTCAGCCAGCGTTTAAACCCTAAGAAATCCGTATTGGCGTTTATCCCCATAGTGAACTTCTGCTGAAACAAAGTGAAAATTAGTCTTCGTCATCAATAAATTCAGGCTCAACCTTTTCAAGACGCTCTTCTTTTAATATTGTAAACATCTTTGCTGCATCTTCTTTTTTTACAGTGTCACGTAACTCTTCCACGCGAGCTGTGACAATTTTTTGGCCAAAACGAATAGCTAGTTCATCGCCAGCCTTCACACTACTACTAGCCTTCGCTACTTTACTATTAATTGTGATACGACCTTGGTCAGCGACTTCTTTTGCTAACGTACGTCGTTTTATTAATCGTGAAACTTTTAAATATTTATCTAATCGCATATTATTACTCCTTCTCAAGTTGCTTTGCTTCATGCCAAAAAGCATCTAATTGTTCCAGTGTATAATCTGAAAATGGCTTACCACTAGCTTTTACTTTCGCTTCAACATAGCCAAAGCGTCTTGCAAACTTCTCATTTGCATGCAACATGGCCTCTTCGGGTGATAGCTTGTAAAAGCGAGCTAAATTAACGAGCGTAAATAACACATCTCCAAATTCATCGAGACGCGTCATATTAGACCCTTTCGCCACTTCATGACGGAATTCCTGCCACTCTTCTGCAAACTTATCCCATGCGCCATCTACATTTGGCCAATCAAAACCAACTTTAGCTGCCCTTTTTTGATAATTGTACGCTGTTTGCAGTGCAGATGACGCACGATATTCCTCTTCCAATAACGGCTTGTCACTAATCCCTTTTTCTTCAGCCTTGATTGCTTCCCAATTGACAATGACACCATCAGCATCTTCAACTGTGACATCTCCAAATACATGAGGATGACGACGAATCATTTTCTCACTAATTGAAGCTAAAACATCCTCTAATGTGAAGTAGCCTTGATCTTCTCCAATTTGCGCATGTAGAAATACTTGTAATAACACATCCCCAAGCTCTTCAATCATCGCAAAATCATCTTCTGCATCTACAGCGGCTAAATATTCATGTGCTTCCTCTAGTAAATATTTCTTTAACGATTCATGTGTTTGCTTTTGATCCCACGGACACCCATTTGGTCCACGCAAAGTAGCAATAATTTGGCGGAAAGTTGCCCAATCACGTAATGCTTCCTCTTGAGAAGTCACAGGAGGTACATAAACCGTTGTTAAATTATTTACCTCAACACTTTGGTCAAGCTCATATAGCGGAACGGTCACTAGCTTTTCTTGAGAGGAACCCGCTGCTGTAACGACCGTTACTGGATATTCATCATCATATTTCTCCATCAATGTCAGCTTCACTTCCGACGCGCTGAATGTATCATACACTTGTGCAATTAAAATGTGCTGGCGCATATTAATGTCATGCATCGAAAAGCTTGTGCCATCTAGTAATTGAAAGCCCTCAATTGGGTCAATTTTTAAAGCACCAAAAATAGGGTCTAAAAAGCTCTGACCACCTTCTATTACTACATTGACCTTTTCTTCTTGCGCTGCTCGAATAAGAAGCTGCACCGTTTGCTCTGCAACAAGCGGATGACCAGGTACAGCGTACATCACGTCTCCCATTGCAGTAGCCTCGATTAATCTTTGCGCAATTTCTTCATACACCGGCTGGAATGTACTATGCTTCTCATATACAGCGTCAAAGCTTTCAAATTGTAAGCCTTCGTTAGCTAACTCCTCTAATACAGGGTGATCAACCGTCCGGACAAACAACTTCTTTGCCGCTATTAATTTTTTATAAACGCCCATTTGCAACTGATTGAAATCACCAGCGCCAAGGCCAATTATCGTTAATGTATTCAATAACTCCACCTACTTCTTTCTATTTAACCATAGTTGATAAACAGCCATTCTACGACCAAAAGGTAGTAAATACCATTCTTTTTCAGCAAGTACTCGTAGTTTTGCAATGCAAGTAATCATCACTATTGCGCCAATACAAACCGCACTGAAGCCAGCAACCACAGCGACAAGGCGTTCAGATAAAAATCCATTTAACAAAGCTGGGATAAATTGAAGCCAAAGGATTACTACCACTGACATA
The genomic region above belongs to Lysinibacillus sp. FSL W8-0992 and contains:
- the mazG gene encoding nucleoside triphosphate pyrophosphohydrolase, with protein sequence MNTLTIIGLGAGDFNQLQMGVYKKLIAAKKLFVRTVDHPVLEELANEGLQFESFDAVYEKHSTFQPVYEEIAQRLIEATAMGDVMYAVPGHPLVAEQTVQLLIRAAQEEKVNVVIEGGQSFLDPIFGALKIDPIEGFQLLDGTSFSMHDINMRQHILIAQVYDTFSASEVKLTLMEKYDDEYPVTVVTAAGSSQEKLVTVPLYELDQSVEVNNLTTVYVPPVTSQEEALRDWATFRQIIATLRGPNGCPWDQKQTHESLKKYLLEEAHEYLAAVDAEDDFAMIEELGDVLLQVFLHAQIGEDQGYFTLEDVLASISEKMIRRHPHVFGDVTVEDADGVIVNWEAIKAEEKGISDKPLLEEEYRASSALQTAYNYQKRAAKVGFDWPNVDGAWDKFAEEWQEFRHEVAKGSNMTRLDEFGDVLFTLVNLARFYKLSPEEAMLHANEKFARRFGYVEAKVKASGKPFSDYTLEQLDAFWHEAKQLEKE
- a CDS encoding RNA-binding S4 domain-containing protein, with amino-acid sequence MRLDKYLKVSRLIKRRTLAKEVADQGRITINSKVAKASSSVKAGDELAIRFGQKIVTARVEELRDTVKKEDAAKMFTILKEERLEKVEPEFIDDED